One genomic segment of Terrihabitans soli includes these proteins:
- the sthA gene encoding Si-specific NAD(P)(+) transhydrogenase codes for MERYDLVVIGSGPAGRRAAVQGAKLGKSVLVIEGRKRVGGVSVHTGTIPSKTLRETVLNLSGFRERGFYGRSYRVKKDIQGSDLGARLRMTLEHEVDVLEHQFQRNNVRTIAGTGRFVDPHTISIICPDGHEELVHAERTLIAVGTAPFHPPNVPFNDRNILDSDAVIEAPRVPRSLIVVGAGVIGIEYATIFSALDVPVTIIEPRNSFLDFIDREIIDEFVHQLRDRGVTIRLGTAVTSVETDESDWVVAVLEDGRRVRAEMLLYAAGRMGATQNLGLEQCGIITDKRGRVTVDPKTFQTSVPHIYAAGDVIGFPSLASTSMEQGRIAACHAFDLPMPPAPQYFPYGIYAVPEISTIGLSEQEAREKGLAYESGIARFRETSRGHIMGLNAGLMKMLFDIPTRKLLGVHIIGEGATELIHIGQAVLNLHGTLEYFIENTFNYPTLAEAYKIAALDAWNRMPRMAAATVPEATPLIGEGPLAAE; via the coding sequence ATGGAACGCTATGATCTCGTCGTCATCGGCTCGGGACCGGCAGGTCGCAGAGCCGCCGTCCAGGGGGCCAAGCTCGGCAAATCGGTTCTCGTCATCGAGGGCCGCAAACGCGTCGGCGGCGTTTCGGTCCATACCGGCACCATCCCTTCAAAGACCCTGCGCGAAACCGTCCTGAACCTGTCGGGCTTCCGCGAGCGCGGCTTTTACGGCCGCTCCTACCGCGTGAAGAAGGACATTCAGGGCTCGGACCTCGGCGCGCGGCTTCGGATGACTTTGGAGCACGAGGTCGATGTTCTGGAGCATCAGTTCCAGCGTAACAATGTGCGCACCATTGCCGGCACCGGCCGTTTCGTCGATCCGCACACGATCTCGATCATCTGCCCCGACGGGCATGAAGAGCTTGTCCATGCCGAGCGCACTTTGATTGCCGTCGGCACCGCGCCCTTTCATCCGCCGAACGTGCCTTTCAACGACCGCAATATTCTCGATAGCGATGCCGTGATTGAGGCGCCGCGCGTGCCGCGCAGCCTGATCGTCGTCGGCGCCGGCGTCATCGGCATCGAATATGCGACAATCTTCTCGGCGCTCGATGTTCCCGTCACCATCATCGAGCCGCGCAATTCCTTCCTCGATTTCATCGACCGCGAAATCATCGACGAATTCGTCCATCAGCTCCGCGACCGCGGCGTCACGATAAGGCTCGGCACTGCGGTCACAAGCGTCGAGACCGATGAGAGCGATTGGGTGGTTGCCGTTCTCGAAGACGGGCGGCGGGTGCGTGCCGAAATGCTGCTCTATGCGGCAGGGCGCATGGGCGCGACGCAAAATCTCGGCCTCGAACAATGCGGCATCATCACCGACAAGCGCGGCCGCGTCACTGTGGATCCGAAAACCTTTCAGACCTCTGTGCCGCATATCTATGCGGCGGGCGATGTCATCGGCTTTCCGAGCCTTGCCTCGACCTCGATGGAACAGGGCCGCATCGCCGCCTGCCACGCTTTCGACCTGCCGATGCCGCCGGCGCCGCAATATTTTCCTTACGGTATTTACGCCGTGCCGGAGATTTCGACGATCGGCCTCTCGGAACAGGAAGCGCGCGAAAAGGGCCTTGCCTATGAAAGCGGGATCGCGCGGTTCCGCGAGACTTCGCGCGGGCATATCATGGGCCTGAATGCCGGCCTGATGAAAATGCTGTTCGACATACCCACTCGTAAATTGCTTGGCGTTCACATCATCGGCGAAGGCGCGACCGAACTCATCCATATCGGCCAGGCGGTGCTGAACCTGCACGGCACGCTCGAATATTTTATCGAGAACACGTTCAATTATCCGACGCTCGCCGAGGCTTATAAAATTGCGGCGCTCGATGCGTGGAACCGCATGCCGCGCATGGCGGCCGCAACCGTTCCGGAAGCAACGCCGCTGATCGGCGAAGGGCCGCTCGCAGCGGAATAG
- a CDS encoding sensor histidine kinase, whose product MSVDIQQSGQTRTEAAAESRPASLRRSRLSGFFGFSSLTRRIVVLNLAGLVALLSGILYLNQFRAGLIEARIQSLTIQGEIMAGAIAASATSTSEQDSLWVDPDKLMNIAPSEMLDPDGAIESLDFPINPERVAPMLRRLITPTRTRARIYDAGGQLLLDSQSLYGPGDILRLDIPTPQAVRSKPLLDRMVDMVQSWLFRNDLPTYEDLTGGEYPEVKQALSGAPTAVVRANKQSEMIVSVAVPIQRFRTVQGALMLSTLGGDIDDIVQAERLAIVRVFLVAALVMVVLSILLAGTIAGPVRRLANAADRVRLRVDRRAELPDFSDRNDEIGHLSTSFREMTDALYNRMEAIERFAADVAHELKNPLTSLRSAVETLPLAKTDDSKKRLLSVIEHDVRRLDRLISDISDASRLDAELQRQDLDTVDIGRMLTTITSAQNDVHSEEASIILDIAESARAPNRLRLKGHDLRLGQVFTNLIDNARSFTPPKGQVRVSIRRDRDNILVTVEDDGPGIRPDAIERIFERFYTDRPTEGFGQNSGLGLSISKQIVEAHGGQIWAENRLSSQPGADGKRYPIGARFTVRLPAAK is encoded by the coding sequence ATGAGCGTGGATATTCAACAGTCTGGCCAAACACGGACAGAAGCGGCGGCCGAAAGCCGGCCCGCTTCTCTGCGCCGTTCGCGCCTGTCCGGCTTTTTCGGCTTCTCCAGCCTGACGCGCCGCATCGTCGTTCTGAACCTTGCCGGCCTGGTCGCCCTCCTCTCGGGCATTCTCTATCTCAACCAGTTCCGCGCCGGCCTGATCGAGGCGCGCATCCAGAGCCTGACCATACAGGGCGAGATCATGGCCGGGGCGATTGCGGCCTCGGCCACCTCGACCTCCGAACAGGACTCGCTCTGGGTTGATCCCGACAAGCTGATGAACATCGCACCGTCCGAGATGCTCGATCCGGACGGCGCGATCGAAAGCCTCGACTTTCCGATCAATCCCGAACGCGTCGCGCCGATGCTGCGCCGCCTCATCACGCCGACGCGCACGCGCGCCCGCATCTACGATGCCGGCGGCCAGCTTCTCCTCGACAGCCAGAGCCTTTACGGCCCGGGCGATATTCTGCGCCTCGACATTCCGACGCCGCAGGCCGTGCGCTCAAAGCCGCTGCTCGACCGCATGGTCGACATGGTTCAGTCTTGGCTCTTCCGCAACGATCTGCCGACCTATGAAGACCTGACCGGCGGCGAGTATCCGGAAGTCAAACAGGCGCTGTCCGGTGCGCCGACCGCCGTTGTGCGCGCCAACAAGCAGAGCGAGATGATCGTTTCGGTCGCCGTGCCGATCCAGCGCTTCCGCACCGTGCAGGGCGCACTCATGCTCTCAACACTCGGCGGCGACATCGACGACATCGTTCAGGCCGAGCGCCTCGCCATCGTCCGCGTCTTCCTTGTCGCGGCTTTGGTGATGGTCGTTCTGTCCATACTTCTTGCCGGCACGATTGCAGGTCCCGTGCGCCGCCTTGCCAATGCCGCCGACCGCGTCAGGCTGCGCGTCGACCGGCGCGCGGAATTGCCTGATTTTTCGGACCGAAACGACGAAATCGGTCATCTGTCGACCTCGTTCCGCGAAATGACCGACGCGCTTTATAACCGCATGGAAGCGATCGAACGCTTTGCCGCGGACGTCGCGCATGAGCTGAAAAACCCGCTCACTTCTCTGCGCTCAGCCGTCGAGACCCTGCCGCTGGCGAAGACGGACGATTCCAAGAAGCGCCTTCTCTCCGTCATCGAGCACGATGTGCGCCGCCTCGACCGGCTGATCTCCGACATTTCGGATGCCTCGCGCCTCGATGCCGAACTGCAGCGCCAGGATCTCGACACGGTCGATATCGGCCGCATGCTGACGACCATCACCTCGGCGCAGAACGATGTGCATTCGGAAGAAGCGTCGATCATTCTCGACATCGCCGAGAGCGCCCGCGCGCCGAACCGGCTGCGCCTCAAGGGCCATGACCTTCGCCTCGGCCAGGTCTTCACCAACCTCATCGACAATGCGCGCTCGTTCACGCCGCCCAAGGGCCAGGTGCGCGTCTCCATCCGCCGCGACCGCGACAACATCCTCGTCACGGTCGAAGACGACGGGCCCGGCATCCGGCCGGACGCCATCGAGCGCATCTTCGAGCGCTTCTATACCGACCGACCGACCGAGGGCTTCGGCCAGAATTCGGGGCTCGGGCTTTCGATCTCCAAGCAGATCGTCGAAGCGCATGGCGGGCAGATCTGGGCGGAGAACCGCCTCTCCTCGCAGCCCGGGGCGGACGGCAAACGCTATCCCATCGGCGCGCGCTTCACCGTGCGCCTGCCGGCGGCCAAGTGA
- the ahcY gene encoding adenosylhomocysteinase, whose amino-acid sequence MNAHVAKDYAVADIKLADWGRKELTIAETEMPGLMATRAEYGKKQPLKGARIAGSLHMTIQTGVLIETLKALGADVRWASCNIYSTQDHAAAAIAEAGTPVFAIKGESLKDYWEYTHKIFEWGDGGVPNMILDDGGDATLLIHFGKRAEAGDVAFLEGATNEEEEVLFASIKERLKTKKGWYTKVAESIRGVTEETTTGVHRLYEMHKKGQLLWPAINVNDSVTKSKFDNLYGCKESLVDGIRRGTDVMMAGKVAMVAGFGDVGKGSAASLRNAGCRVLVSEVDPICALQAAMEGYEVVTMEDAAPRADIFVTATGNVDVITVDHVRAMKDRAIVCNIGHFDSEIQVQGLKNFKWHNVKPQVDEIELPDGKRVIILSEGRLVNLGNATGHPSFVMSASFTNQTLAQIEIFANPGKYAVGVYVLPKHLDEKVAALHLDKVGAKITKLSDKQSAYINVPQQGPFKPETYRY is encoded by the coding sequence ATGAACGCCCATGTCGCCAAGGACTATGCCGTTGCCGATATCAAGCTCGCGGACTGGGGCCGCAAGGAACTGACCATCGCCGAGACGGAAATGCCCGGCCTGATGGCGACGCGGGCCGAATACGGCAAGAAGCAGCCGCTGAAGGGCGCGCGCATTGCCGGCTCGCTGCACATGACCATCCAGACCGGCGTTCTCATCGAGACGCTGAAGGCGCTCGGCGCCGATGTGCGCTGGGCCTCGTGCAATATCTATTCGACGCAGGACCATGCGGCGGCCGCGATCGCCGAAGCCGGCACGCCTGTTTTCGCCATCAAGGGCGAGAGCCTGAAGGATTACTGGGAATACACCCACAAGATCTTCGAATGGGGTGACGGCGGCGTGCCGAACATGATCCTCGACGACGGCGGCGACGCCACCCTCCTCATCCATTTCGGCAAGCGCGCGGAAGCCGGCGATGTCGCCTTCCTCGAAGGCGCGACGAATGAGGAAGAGGAAGTGCTCTTCGCCTCCATCAAGGAACGCCTGAAGACGAAGAAGGGCTGGTACACGAAGGTTGCGGAGAGCATCCGCGGCGTGACCGAAGAGACGACGACGGGCGTGCATCGTCTGTACGAAATGCACAAGAAGGGCCAGCTGCTGTGGCCGGCGATCAACGTCAACGACAGCGTCACCAAATCGAAATTCGACAATCTCTATGGCTGCAAGGAATCGCTCGTCGACGGTATCCGCCGCGGCACCGACGTGATGATGGCCGGCAAGGTTGCGATGGTTGCGGGCTTCGGCGATGTCGGCAAGGGCTCGGCGGCATCGCTGCGCAATGCCGGCTGCCGCGTGCTCGTGTCCGAAGTCGATCCGATCTGCGCGCTGCAGGCGGCGATGGAAGGCTATGAAGTCGTGACCATGGAAGATGCAGCGCCGCGCGCCGATATCTTCGTCACGGCGACGGGCAATGTCGATGTCATCACCGTCGATCATGTGCGCGCCATGAAGGACCGCGCGATCGTCTGCAATATCGGCCATTTCGACTCTGAAATTCAGGTCCAGGGCCTGAAGAATTTCAAATGGCACAATGTGAAGCCGCAGGTCGACGAGATCGAACTGCCCGACGGCAAGCGCGTCATCATCCTGTCCGAAGGGCGCCTCGTGAATCTCGGCAACGCCACCGGCCATCCGAGCTTTGTGATGTCGGCCTCGTTCACCAACCAGACGCTGGCGCAGATCGAAATCTTCGCCAATCCGGGCAAATATGCCGTCGGCGTCTATGTGCTGCCGAAGCATCTCGACGAGAAGGTTGCGGCACTGCATCTCGACAAGGTCGGCGCGAAGATCACCAAGCTCTCGGACAAGCAGTCGGCCTATATCAATGTGCCGCAGCAGGGCCCGTTCAAGCCGGAGACCTACCGGTATTGA
- a CDS encoding PTS sugar transporter subunit IIA has translation MIGIVLVTHGNLACEFRSALEHVVGPQQQIETITIGPEDDMENRRQDIMDACKRVDAGEGVVVCTDMFGGTPSNLAISCMNGRKIEVVAGINLPMLIKLASVRHEVGLAEAVAQAQDAGRKYISVASRVLAGK, from the coding sequence ATGATCGGCATTGTCCTCGTGACCCACGGTAATCTGGCATGCGAGTTCCGTTCGGCACTCGAACATGTCGTGGGTCCGCAGCAACAGATTGAAACCATCACGATTGGTCCCGAAGACGATATGGAAAATCGGCGTCAGGACATCATGGATGCGTGTAAGCGCGTCGATGCCGGAGAAGGCGTCGTCGTCTGCACCGACATGTTCGGCGGCACCCCGTCCAATCTGGCGATTTCCTGCATGAACGGCCGCAAGATCGAAGTGGTCGCCGGCATCAACCTGCCGATGCTCATCAAGCTCGCCTCCGTGCGTCACGAAGTCGGCCTCGCCGAAGCCGTTGCCCAGGCTCAGGATGCGGGACGGAAATACATCTCCGTCGCGAGTCGCGTCCTGGCCGGAAAATGA
- a CDS encoding HPr kinase/phosphorylase — protein sequence MPTIHASCVSFGGIGLLIRGASGAGKSRTAHILINRTPLYGVETRLVADDRVALELRDGALFARPPEPLKGLIEIRGLGLVRLPFLEEMRLGLVLDLLPEDEIPRLPEPADLNAQLEGVSLPRCFSASPECSLDVLLTICGHTDGSLEDHSALASVRFDGKTKRP from the coding sequence ATGCCGACGATCCACGCGAGCTGCGTAAGTTTCGGCGGGATCGGCCTTCTGATCCGCGGCGCCTCGGGCGCCGGCAAATCCCGGACTGCTCATATTCTGATCAACCGCACCCCCCTCTATGGGGTCGAGACCCGCCTCGTCGCCGACGACCGGGTGGCCCTCGAGCTGCGGGACGGCGCCCTCTTCGCCCGCCCGCCCGAGCCCCTTAAAGGCCTGATCGAGATCCGGGGTCTTGGGCTCGTACGCCTTCCGTTTCTTGAGGAAATGCGGCTCGGCCTTGTCCTCGATCTGCTGCCGGAGGATGAGATTCCCCGCCTGCCGGAACCCGCCGATCTGAACGCCCAATTAGAGGGCGTCAGTTTGCCGCGATGCTTTAGTGCATCCCCGGAGTGCAGTTTAGACGTATTATTAACCATATGCGGCCACACTGATGGTTCGCTGGAAGACCATTCCGCTCTTGCGTCAGTAAGATTTGATGGAAAGACTAAGCGCCCTTGA
- a CDS encoding HPr family phosphocarrier protein, producing the protein MIDPLGWPGKPAAGGTITREIMITNKRGLHARASAKFVQTVELYQSHVTVTKGGDTVGGTSIMGLMMLAAGPGSTIVVTAKGYEARECLDALEGLLSDKFGEGE; encoded by the coding sequence ATGATCGACCCGCTCGGCTGGCCGGGAAAGCCCGCCGCCGGCGGCACCATCACCCGCGAAATCATGATCACCAATAAGCGCGGACTGCACGCCCGCGCGTCGGCGAAATTCGTCCAGACGGTCGAGCTCTATCAATCGCATGTCACGGTGACGAAGGGCGGCGACACCGTCGGCGGCACTTCGATCATGGGCCTGATGATGCTGGCTGCCGGACCCGGTTCCACCATTGTGGTCACCGCAAAGGGCTATGAAGCGCGCGAATGCCTCGATGCGCTCGAAGGCCTGCTCTCCGACAAATTCGGCGAAGGCGAATAA
- the ybaL gene encoding YbaL family putative K(+) efflux transporter — translation MPHHTPLIATIVAGLGIAFIFGTIAHRLKLPPIAGYLLAGVLIGPFTPGYVADQGLALELAEIGVILLMFGVGLHFSLKDLLSVRAIAIPGAIGQIAIATVMGVGLAWALGWSLGAGLVLGLSLSVASTVVLLKALQDRRLVETERGRIAVGWLIVEDLVMVLTLVVLPAIAGLIGGREVDAAEASGGAGLAALFGPLTIWHALALTALKLIAFVALMIVVGRRLVPFLLHYVAHTGSRELFRLAVLAIALGIAFGSAQLFGVSFALGAFFAGMILAESQLSHQAAQETLPLRDAFAVLFFVSAGMLFDPNIVLSHPIAVIVTVLIITLGKSAAAYFIVRAFKHSHATALTISASLAQIGEFSFILAGLGVSLALLPEEGRSLIMAGAIISILLNPVFFAVLDRYLEKIEPKPDKTPISDVANSNVADSTLTGHAVIIGYGRVGKVIVDALLDAGVPMVVTDEREEAVAELRKRGIPALSGNAGERGMLEATNLKAAKWFISAIPSPFETGGLIEHARKENPGLDIVVRAHSEAEIEYLQKAGASRIINVEHEAASAMIQYVLGRPADPKMDATP, via the coding sequence ATGCCGCATCACACCCCGCTTATCGCCACCATCGTTGCCGGTCTCGGCATCGCGTTCATTTTCGGCACGATCGCCCACCGGCTGAAACTGCCGCCGATTGCGGGCTATCTCCTGGCCGGCGTCCTCATCGGCCCGTTCACGCCCGGCTATGTCGCGGATCAGGGCCTGGCGCTCGAACTCGCCGAAATCGGCGTGATCCTGCTGATGTTCGGCGTCGGCCTGCATTTCTCGTTGAAGGATCTTCTGTCCGTCCGCGCCATCGCCATTCCCGGCGCCATCGGCCAGATCGCCATCGCCACTGTCATGGGCGTCGGCCTTGCCTGGGCGCTCGGCTGGTCGCTCGGCGCGGGCCTCGTGCTCGGCCTGTCGCTCTCCGTCGCTTCGACCGTCGTTCTCTTGAAGGCGCTGCAGGATCGCCGCCTCGTCGAAACCGAGCGCGGCCGCATCGCCGTCGGCTGGCTGATCGTCGAAGACCTTGTGATGGTGCTGACGCTTGTCGTGCTGCCCGCCATCGCCGGGCTGATCGGCGGGCGCGAAGTCGATGCGGCGGAAGCGTCGGGAGGCGCGGGCCTTGCCGCTCTCTTCGGCCCGCTGACCATCTGGCATGCGCTGGCGCTGACGGCGCTGAAGCTCATCGCTTTCGTTGCGCTGATGATCGTCGTCGGGCGGCGGCTCGTGCCGTTTCTTCTGCACTATGTCGCCCATACCGGCTCGCGCGAACTGTTCCGATTGGCTGTTCTCGCCATCGCGCTCGGCATCGCTTTCGGTTCGGCACAGCTCTTCGGCGTGTCGTTCGCGCTCGGCGCGTTCTTCGCCGGCATGATCCTCGCGGAAAGCCAACTCTCGCATCAGGCGGCGCAGGAAACCCTGCCGCTGCGCGATGCTTTCGCCGTTCTCTTCTTCGTCTCGGCCGGCATGCTGTTCGATCCGAACATCGTCCTCAGCCATCCCATCGCCGTCATCGTCACGGTGCTGATCATCACGCTCGGCAAATCCGCCGCCGCCTATTTCATCGTTCGCGCCTTCAAACATTCGCACGCGACCGCGTTGACGATTTCCGCCTCCTTGGCGCAGATCGGCGAATTTTCCTTCATCCTCGCCGGCCTCGGCGTGTCGCTCGCGCTTCTGCCGGAAGAAGGCCGCAGCCTGATCATGGCGGGCGCGATCATCTCGATCCTGCTCAACCCGGTCTTCTTCGCCGTCCTCGACCGCTATCTCGAAAAGATCGAACCCAAACCCGACAAGACACCGATCTCGGATGTCGCCAACAGCAACGTCGCCGACAGCACTCTCACCGGCCACGCCGTCATCATCGGCTATGGCCGCGTCGGCAAGGTCATTGTCGATGCGCTGCTCGATGCGGGCGTGCCCATGGTCGTCACCGATGAGCGCGAGGAAGCCGTCGCGGAACTGCGCAAGCGCGGCATCCCGGCGCTTTCCGGCAATGCCGGCGAGCGTGGCATGCTGGAGGCGACCAATCTCAAGGCCGCGAAATGGTTCATTTCGGCCATCCCCTCGCCCTTCGAGACCGGCGGGTTGATCGAACATGCCCGCAAGGAAAACCCGGGCCTCGATATCGTTGTCCGCGCCCATTCCGAAGCCGAGATCGAATATCTGCAGAAAGCTGGGGCCAGCCGCATTATCAATGTCGAGCATGAGGCGGCCTCGGCCATGATCCAGTATGTTCTGGGCCGGCCCGCCGATCCGAAAATGGACGCGACGCCTTAA
- a CDS encoding NAD(P)-dependent alcohol dehydrogenase, producing the protein MPTKAYAAKSPATPLAPFTIERRKPGERDVAIDILFCGVCHSDLHTVRSEWAGTLYPCVPGHEIIGRVTSVGSAVKNFKTGEIVGVGCMVGSCRSCFSCDDGLEQYCEHGFTGTYNGNAFGGKENTYGGYSADITVDEHFVLKISHTEKDLAGTAPLLCAGITTWSPLRHWNAGPGKKVGIVGLGGLGHMGVKLAVALGAEVTVFTTSPGKVADAKALGAQHVVVSKDAAQMKAVANTFDFILNTVSAPHDLDPFVAALTRDGTMCMVGVPSSPHPSPTVAQLIFRRKQIAGSLIGGIKETQEMLDFCAEKGITSDIEMIKMQDIEPAYARMLKSDVKYRFVIDMASLKG; encoded by the coding sequence ATGCCGACCAAAGCCTATGCCGCCAAATCGCCCGCAACGCCGCTCGCGCCCTTCACCATCGAGCGGCGCAAGCCCGGCGAGCGCGATGTCGCGATCGACATTCTGTTCTGCGGCGTCTGCCATTCGGATCTGCACACCGTGCGCAGCGAATGGGCCGGCACTCTTTATCCGTGCGTTCCGGGCCACGAGATCATCGGCCGTGTGACGTCTGTCGGCAGCGCGGTGAAAAATTTCAAAACGGGCGAGATTGTCGGCGTCGGCTGCATGGTCGGCTCGTGCCGTTCCTGCTTTTCCTGCGATGACGGGCTCGAGCAATATTGCGAGCACGGCTTCACCGGCACCTATAACGGCAATGCCTTCGGCGGCAAGGAAAACACTTATGGCGGCTATTCGGCCGACATCACCGTCGACGAACATTTCGTCCTGAAAATTTCGCACACGGAAAAAGACCTCGCGGGCACGGCGCCGCTGCTCTGCGCCGGCATCACCACCTGGTCGCCGCTGCGCCACTGGAATGCGGGACCGGGCAAGAAAGTCGGCATTGTCGGTCTTGGCGGGCTCGGCCATATGGGCGTCAAGCTTGCCGTCGCGCTCGGCGCGGAAGTGACCGTCTTTACGACCTCGCCCGGCAAAGTCGCGGATGCGAAAGCGCTCGGCGCGCAGCATGTCGTCGTCTCGAAAGATGCGGCGCAGATGAAAGCCGTGGCGAATACATTCGACTTCATCCTCAACACGGTCTCGGCCCCGCACGATCTCGATCCGTTCGTCGCGGCGCTGACGCGCGACGGGACGATGTGCATGGTCGGCGTGCCGTCCTCGCCGCATCCCTCGCCGACCGTGGCGCAGCTGATTTTCCGGCGGAAGCAGATCGCGGGCTCGCTCATCGGCGGCATCAAGGAAACGCAGGAGATGCTCGATTTCTGTGCCGAGAAGGGCATCACCTCCGATATCGAGATGATCAAAATGCAGGATATCGAGCCGGCCTATGCCCGCATGCTCAAAAGCGATGTGAAATACCGCTTCGTCATCGATATGGCGTCGTTGAAGGGGTGA